ATGAACACCCATCATCTGGTTGTGTATGGGCTGCTAGGATTAACCTTTATGAGGTTTAACAAATtattaaagcagcagaaatgcttaATCCTAGATTTTACAGATTGTGTCCTTTGTTCTTCTGGCATATAAAGGGCATGAGGCTTCTGTGTAATAGCAGGACAGCATGCCCACATGGAGGAACACCCAAAGGCCAGCACCCAGATGCTTCACTCATCACTAGGCTGGAGCAAATGTAAAGGGACAGAGAGATTCCAGCTGGTAGAGGGAGGGTGAGGGTGGCCAGGACAAATTCAGTGCATCCCCAGGGAGAGCTCACCATCTGCTTTCTCTTGCAGGGTGACTCTGGTGGGCCTCTGGTTTGCCAAGAACCATCTGGCAGGTTTTTTCTGGCAGGAATTGTGAGTTGGGGTATTGGATGTGCTGAAGCCAGGCGGCCTGGAGTTTACACACGTGTTACCAAACTCAGAGACTGGATCTTGGATGCTATTTCTGCCTTCCCTACCTCCATAGCCCATACTGTTCCTCCAGTGCACTTCAGGACTAACAGTAACATGGTCAGTGCTGAAGAGGTCAACACCACCACTGGAGCAACCCCAACCACCTtaccagccccagctgccagcaggccaggggctgcagcaggaccaCAAGGTATGAGCACCCACAGTGGGTGCACCTTGGCAGGCAGAGTGGCAGGTATAGGTCCAAACATCAGGTTCATTCCTCCACTAACCTAAGCTGACCTCTTGTAAGGTGAGCCACACAACTTTGCCAAAGTGCTACGGTACAAAGACACTATATGGCTGCCCTAGCTCAGTCCAGAGTAACCTGGCAAAGTCACTCAGTACTACTGCAGTTCCATGCGCTCCTTTGCTTTTATGACTGTGTAATCTTGCTGTGTAACTGATCTGCTCTGGCAGGCCCAGAACAGGTCACTAAGGCACAGCAGCATCTGACAGTATTTAATCTGTTGATCACTTACTTTTGCTTGCCACCTAAGGAGCTCCCAACAGTTCAAAACTGATAGCTGTCCCTTCACAGCAGCCATTCTCCCTGAAGGGAAGGAGGGCAAGTGTCTGTAGGATGACCTGTCCACTCTAAGgagtgctcccagcagctttgCAAGGAGAAACAAATGAAGGGTATTTTTCTAAATCtagaataatattttatctgGAATGGCAAGGCTAAAAGGCGTGGAGCTACTCATTACTCTGCTTTCAAGAAAGGCCCGGGATTCACAACTTGCCGAGAGCAAGATGCAGAACAGCATTTTGTGTGAAAGTCCAGCTGTACATGGCCACCATCAGGCACTGCCACTATCAGCCAGCAGGGCTTGGGTAGATAGCTCACACCTCAGGCCTAACCTATCCCTGCTAAGCCTTACTGGTTAGAGAGAGTGAAGTCTTTCCTTGCTTATCTTCTGCTAGGAATACTCACAAGTCATGCTTTGACTTTTGTTCAGAGTGTGGAGGACGACCTGGGTTCTCTAAACCCAGCAAGATTGTGGGAGGAACAGATGCTTCCAGAGGAGAGATCCCTTGGCAAGTCAGCCTGAAAGAAGACTCCAGACATTTCTGTGGAGCCACCATCATTGGGGACCgctggctgctgtcagcagctcaCTGCTTCAATGAGTAAGAGCCCATCCctgtctctgctccagctcacctgcccactggcacagagctgcGCAGCCAAATCCACAGTGTGGCACTGGGGTCAAGAAATGGAAATCAAGAACACATGTTGGACATTAATTTTTGCTATAGCTAGACATTCATAGCAAAAAGGAGTTTGTGGGGAGGTTGGAATGAGGCAGAGAAAGGTTAAAGCAGCCTGATCAGGGAGAAAGGACAACATATCTAAGAGAGGTGGAAGAAAGTGCCACAAGAGAGTTTCTTTAATAAACTTAACCTTAAAAAATTGTCTGTAATATGTGAAATAGAGACACATGGTTAGCTGGTAAAGGGAAAATGGTCAGTTCAATCCTGCATAGTTCTGTTAAACTGCAAGAACCCAAGCCTAGGTTTATAAGTAGCCTAAAGAAGTGCGTAGCAAGAAGATAATTCTTGTCAAGAATAAATtcctgaaagcagaaaaggtgGGTTACTAATTCTGAAGGATTTTAAGACAACCTCATGCATTAACCAGCTGGGCAATAAAGGAGCAAGTGAAATGCAATGTAGGCAGGTGTGAAATGAGGTACACAGCAAAACCAGTAGTGCTGTCTGTGAATGAGGATGAGCCTCCATCAGCTATTGCAGTTCAAAACAAGAGGTCAGAAACATGTGGATATtgccctgacagcagcagtcCTGTGGCAGGGGCAGTTAATGAGCACAGGAATGCTGTAAAAAATATGGGAGATGAGTGGGATGTTGCTGGTAATGCACAGCACACCAAGTGCTCCAACATCACACGGAGGGCAAGAGTAATACCGTGTGCATGTGTTCACAAGGCTCAGGGATGAGCAGGGTTTGAAGCAGCATCATAACAAGCACAACAAAATAGATCAGACTagacctgggaaaaaaaaaacaactaatgGGAAGGCAGTGTTTGATGGGACTGTACAATAATGAAGGGTACAAGTGTTTAGGGAATGCCTTTTGACTGTCTTTTTAAGATACCAAATATTCACCAAGAGCAGGTGGAAAACAATCAAAAGGAAGCAGTTTTTCTAATAAATGTCATTAAGCTGAATATTAAAAATCCACCTgggcttaaaaaaaagaataaaacacaactttagaaaaatccaaataaaaccaaaaaatccagCAAGACCTACTGAACAGAGAGACACTGTGTGCCAGAATACTCCTGAAATCACAAATTTCTGAAGGTGAAGAGAGGATTATTATTACATGTTTATTTGCTCTTCAGGTAATATCCAACAGGTGCCACTGCTGGAAACAGTTCTTTGGGCGTGACTTAttagggctgctctgctgcatgcTGATCCTGTACAGCTGTCTGTAATTTCAATGTCAGAATTCATGCCAGGGATAAGTGTGTGAGTATGCCCATTTAGGTTTGTGTATTTGCAGGACAATGCCAGAAGAGATTGAAGCCTATGTGGGAACAACATCAATAAATGGAACAGACGAGAATGCAGTGAAAGTCAATGTAACAAGAGTGATCCCACATCCCCTCTTCAACCCCATGATTCTGGACTTTGATGTGGCTGTACTTGAACTGGCAAGACCTCTTGTCTTCAACAAATACATACAGCCTGTTTGCCTCCCACTTGCCATGCAGAAGTTTCCTGTTGGCAAGAAATGCCTCATTTCTGGATGGGGTGACCTCCAGGAAGGGAATGGTAAGCAGTAATGCATTACCTGCTGATTTGCCTTGGAGCAGTGATACCCTGAGCAGCAAAGCCTGGGCCCAATCCACATTCCTGGGAATGTATAGGATAGGGGTCAGTAACAGGGACAGTCAGGAACTGACAGAAACACAAGAATAAGCAAGAATAAAGGCACACAGAGCACTACCTTAAGCCACAGTTACCTAGGAGAGGCAGCTTGGTGGGAACCAGGAGAAACCTGCCGGACTGCCCTCAGTAGTTCTACTGTGCTAAACAAGTGTCAGGCACTTGCCTCagagcctgctgcagctctggcaggatGGTATGTCAGCCACTCAGTCACAGAGGTGTTCCAAGCAATGAGCATAAGCAAAGATCCCACTATAGGGAGAAAGCCTGAGAGTGGCACATGTGCTACCAAAGAAGTCCAGCTGACAAGAAGCCCACAAACTCTGAGGAGCATGGGACACAAACTGTGCAGAATCCTTAGCACAGACATGAAACTGCACCCTGGGGTGAGCCACAAGCTTCAGGGCTGCAGAGAAAACAGGTTTTATAGGACTAAATTCTCATGTGGGATTAGAGCCTGTTTTCCCAAAATTTGTGTTGAGTCAGTCTAAAAGCCATTAGCTAgctctttccctctgctgcacTCACTAATTCTGTGGTTTTCATGCAGACACCAAGCCCGAGATCCTGCAGAAAGCCTCTGTGGGCATCATAGAACAGAACACCTGCAACTTCCTCTACAACTTCTCCCTCACTGACCGAATGATCTGTGCTGGCTTCATGGAGGGGATGGTAGACTCATGCCAGGTAAAAGTGTGGGATTTCTCTACTCTGTAGATTGTTCTAGAAAGCTGGGCTaactctgctttcagcagaTCCTTGTGAAATATTTACTGAGCTGCTGTAATCCAGCTATgagcacaaaaaaaccccagccgACTTCTTTGGAGATTtaggaaagcaaataaaactgcACCAAGTTGAGAATTACTTAAACCAACATCCCACCACTCTGCCTGGCCAGACAAATCCCGGATGATGCAGGTCTCCTCCTATGGCAGTGAGTCAGTGGCAGTTGGTGGCAGCTGTGGAAAGGTGCTGACAGGAGCCAGGTTGAGTCACTGACCCCAACTTCAATTTCTCCACACTCATGCCCTGCATACACACTGCATGACAGCAGACAGGCCCACAAGGCTGGAGGAAGAAGAGTTGAGGGTAGTTAAGTCTTTCTGGTGTGTCTGAGGGCAGACCTGATTGGACTGAGCAGCCATTGCTTTGCTTCTTCTGCAGGGAGATTCAGGTGGGCCCTTGGCCTGTGAGGTGACTCCAGGAGTGTTTTACCTTGCTGGCATCGTGAGCTGGGGATTTGGTTGTGCCCAGGCTATGAGACCTGGTGTGTACTCCAGAATTACCAAACTCACAGACTGGATCCTGGACATCATCTCCCAGTTGCCCAGTGGTGGCACAAGCATCCCTTCCAGTTCAGCCATCCCTACAACTTCTAGCACAGCCATTTTTATCCAGCCCAGCACAATGGCTGCAGGTCCAGCCAGCAGAACCACCCTGCAGACAAAGATGAGTACAACCATGAGCGAAACTTCTACAGCTCTGAGAACAACTGAGACTGCCAAGCCTACCCAAACCCCAGGTAAAACTGATAACCAATGCATTGACATGTTGGCAGGAGGCCTCCAGTATAGAGGGTACTGAGCAGGATATGGGTTATTGCCTTCTAGTGGTGCCTTGTACCAGCCTCACTTTCAAGTGTTCCAGCAAGGTGTgtattggaaaagaaaatcctgaatGTGATGGTGTTGTGGACTGCAGCAATGGCTTCGATGAGCGCAACTGTGGTGAGTTCTCCTCTGtagcctgtggctgctgccagctgtgctctACATGACCTGGACTCACAGTGGTACCCACCATATTAACACTGGCTGTCTTGGGCCAAGACACTGGGGTCCTAGGCCAGTCCACTGTGGTCCAGATTGTACTTGCTCTGCCAGAGCCTAAAACAAGATAAAGCTGGATGAGCTGGATCCAAATTTACTCCCAGAAAGTGCAGCCTCTTCTACTCTGCTACAGACATTAGAACCcatttcccagcacacaggCCTTTTGGCCAGTCAGTCTGGTAGCACAAGGTGGCAAGACAGGTTTGCACATGGCAGCCCAGAAAGTGTTGGGACTGCACTTTGGGCTGCACATTCCTTGCTGTTTTATAGCTGAGCCAGGCCATCCAAATACCTGCTCCTCACATACCACATCCCTGGAAGGTGTGATCTGTGATAACAAGTCTGCAAAATACACCCTGTCCATCAAGCCTTGCCTCAGCTGGGTGAACTGAATTCGTCACATCCTACTGTCTTGTACATGCTCCCCCAGAAGgctgtcccacagcacaggcTATGGAAGGCAGGAAGTAATTCCTTCCATTTATGGTTATTTAAAACCATGGTGCTTCTTCCTGTGTTCCAGACTGTGGCTCAACAACAGCTCTGGCCTTTAGCAAGATTGTGGGTGGCAGCAGCGCGGCTCGAGGAGAATGGCCCTGGCAAGTCAGTCTCTGGCTTCGGCGGAAGGAGCACAAGTGTGGGGCTGTCCTTATTGCTGACCggtggctgctctctgcagctcacTGCTTTGACATGTAAGTCTGAGATAAGCTAGTTAAGTCAGCTGGCTCTTGCCTCAGTCCCATCAGCCAAcctgcccttcccctcccttgtGGTCCAGCACCTGGCTGGATGCTCTGCCCCAGGAAGCACACACCACCTATCAGAGAAATGCCCCTAGAGGTAAGTGTGAAAAGGAATGGGTGGAACAAAGCCTGAGTACACCCACTGGTTCTAGAGACAGGGGTCCTGACCTCCTAAGGTGTGGCCAGCCCCACAAGTGGAGGGATGGCCCACCTTGTGAGGCTATGCTCCTAACAGCCAGGTTTGCTGTCTTTCTGCAGTTacagtgaccccaaaatgtGGGTGGCCTATCTAGGAACACCCTTCCTGAGTGGCATCGATggcaaaatggagaaaatatttcGTATCTACAAACACCCTTTTTACAACGTCTACAGCCTAGACTATGATGTGGCACTACTGGAGCTGAGCACACCTGTCACGTTCAGCAGCACCATCAGACCTATATGTCTCCCAGACAATTCTCACATCTTCCATGAAGGGGCCAGATGCTTCATCACAGGCTGGGGTTCCACAAAGGAAGGAGGTACTGGATAAAGAGGGCCCTCCCACAACCATGATGGCCAAGCTCAGTGCTTGGCCACCTACACTGCAACACTGCAAGCCCAAACATCTAAGTTCCCACACCGCTGCCCCAAGCACACCCATCCTAGGCCATATGCTGCAGAGGATACCAAGCTGGGCAAGGCCTGGTGTCACCATCATCTCCTCCCCAGCTACCATGCACACTACTCCATTTTATCACACCTCTTTCCTCTTGAAGCTTTCCCAAGCTTTCTACATGCCAGCCACTGTGCTCTCcacccccacagcagctgctccagctgtgcttcttCAGTACAAGAACCACCCCAATACCAAATTGGACCACTCCAATTTGTGTCTGGTCAGCCAAGCTGCCTGACAAATGACACACCCAAGGGACCTTCTGGAGTTTGCTCTGCTGAACCAGGTGATTCACTTTCCCAG
The DNA window shown above is from Camarhynchus parvulus chromosome 28, STF_HiC, whole genome shotgun sequence and carries:
- the TMPRSS9 gene encoding transmembrane protease serine 9 isoform X2; protein product: MDQTKPGQGTQRRRLGACWKVTAAAAMAGSATALCLGILLACHSTGEASFEHTVELQGIPFNSSLQTENSDYYRVLTPALERLFLSSLQDSQLNWTCTGCTILGYRNGNSSVIVHFRLLFTPQDSQPLNSTLEEEAFRHGLAAALHKQGFSLAAYGTISSASLTGPNKVSSHRPGLKSDCGSRPAMQTASRIVGGSEASRGEFPWQVSLRENNEHFCGAAILTEKWLVSAAHCFTEFQDPAMWAAYTGTTSLRGSDGSAVKMDISQIIPHPSYNADTADYDVAVLELKRPVTFTKYIQPVCLPDAGHHFPTSKKCLISGWGYLKEDFLVKPEFLQKATVELLDQNLCSSLYSHVLTDRMMCAGYLEGKVDSCQGDSGGPLVCQEPSGRFFLAGIVSWGIGCAEARRPGVYTRVTKLRDWILDAISAFPTSIAHTVPPVHFRTNSNMVSAEEVNTTTGATPTTLPAPAASRPGAAAGPQECGGRPGFSKPSKIVGGTDASRGEIPWQVSLKEDSRHFCGATIIGDRWLLSAAHCFNETMPEEIEAYVGTTSINGTDENAVKVNVTRVIPHPLFNPMILDFDVAVLELARPLVFNKYIQPVCLPLAMQKFPVGKKCLISGWGDLQEGNDTKPEILQKASVGIIEQNTCNFLYNFSLTDRMICAGFMEGMVDSCQGDSGGPLACEVTPGVFYLAGIVSWGFGCAQAMRPGVYSRITKLTDWILDIISQLPSGGTSIPSSSAIPTTSSTAIFIQPSTMAAGPASRTTLQTKMSTTMSETSTALRTTETAKPTQTPVVPCTSLTFKCSSKVCIGKENPECDGVVDCSNGFDERNCDCGSTTALAFSKIVGGSSAARGEWPWQVSLWLRRKEHKCGAVLIADRWLLSAAHCFDIYSDPKMWVAYLGTPFLSGIDGKMEKIFRIYKHPFYNVYSLDYDVALLELSTPVTFSSTIRPICLPDNSHIFHEGARCFITGWGSTKEGGLMSKHLQKAAVNMIGDQACKKFYPVQISSRMLCAGFPQGTVDSCSGDAGGPLACKEPSGKWFLAGITSWGYGCARPYFPGVYTKVTAVQGWIVQNLKL
- the TMPRSS9 gene encoding transmembrane protease serine 9 isoform X1 gives rise to the protein MDQTKPGQGTQRRRLGACWKVTAAAAMAGSATALCLGILLACHSTGEASFEHTVELQGIPFNSSLQTENSDYYRVLTPALERLFLSSLQDSQLNWTCTGCTILGYSRNGNSSVIVHFRLLFTPQDSQPLNSTLEEEAFRHGLAAALHKQGFSLAAYGTISSASLTGPNKVSSHRPGLKSDCGSRPAMQTASRIVGGSEASRGEFPWQVSLRENNEHFCGAAILTEKWLVSAAHCFTEFQDPAMWAAYTGTTSLRGSDGSAVKMDISQIIPHPSYNADTADYDVAVLELKRPVTFTKYIQPVCLPDAGHHFPTSKKCLISGWGYLKEDFLVKPEFLQKATVELLDQNLCSSLYSHVLTDRMMCAGYLEGKVDSCQGDSGGPLVCQEPSGRFFLAGIVSWGIGCAEARRPGVYTRVTKLRDWILDAISAFPTSIAHTVPPVHFRTNSNMVSAEEVNTTTGATPTTLPAPAASRPGAAAGPQECGGRPGFSKPSKIVGGTDASRGEIPWQVSLKEDSRHFCGATIIGDRWLLSAAHCFNETMPEEIEAYVGTTSINGTDENAVKVNVTRVIPHPLFNPMILDFDVAVLELARPLVFNKYIQPVCLPLAMQKFPVGKKCLISGWGDLQEGNDTKPEILQKASVGIIEQNTCNFLYNFSLTDRMICAGFMEGMVDSCQGDSGGPLACEVTPGVFYLAGIVSWGFGCAQAMRPGVYSRITKLTDWILDIISQLPSGGTSIPSSSAIPTTSSTAIFIQPSTMAAGPASRTTLQTKMSTTMSETSTALRTTETAKPTQTPVVPCTSLTFKCSSKVCIGKENPECDGVVDCSNGFDERNCDCGSTTALAFSKIVGGSSAARGEWPWQVSLWLRRKEHKCGAVLIADRWLLSAAHCFDIYSDPKMWVAYLGTPFLSGIDGKMEKIFRIYKHPFYNVYSLDYDVALLELSTPVTFSSTIRPICLPDNSHIFHEGARCFITGWGSTKEGGLMSKHLQKAAVNMIGDQACKKFYPVQISSRMLCAGFPQGTVDSCSGDAGGPLACKEPSGKWFLAGITSWGYGCARPYFPGVYTKVTAVQGWIVQNLKL